One Candidatus Nitrososphaera evergladensis SR1 genomic window carries:
- a CDS encoding uroporphyrinogen-III synthase — MPSLEGKVLAITRGKKEAAEFSRLVKKEGGKAIPVQAIEIVPEGRKAVAHFLKLLEEKQHDYCAFMSAQAVAVLFDLGGKGKVASALKSTKVIAVGPKTKKELERRGVRVGMMPDSFSSIGLAKMLSRDSERGKKKIIIPRSAEAGSSNYATKALLDLGMSVDEVFMYTVRTAKITLAWKRFHRMLLDKKIDAIVFTSASNVRSFFEIVDALGGSDDGRKIDRLVQAVVSIGPFTSAELKRRKVRHYEAKDHTVEGTVQAAKKLLIATTSR, encoded by the coding sequence GTGCCAAGCCTTGAGGGCAAGGTCCTTGCGATAACGAGGGGCAAGAAGGAAGCAGCCGAGTTTTCAAGGCTTGTAAAAAAAGAGGGGGGAAAAGCCATCCCCGTACAGGCCATCGAGATTGTGCCGGAGGGCCGCAAGGCAGTGGCGCATTTCCTGAAACTGCTTGAGGAAAAACAGCACGACTATTGCGCGTTCATGAGCGCACAGGCAGTAGCAGTGCTTTTTGATCTTGGCGGGAAAGGAAAAGTCGCCTCCGCCCTAAAGTCAACAAAGGTGATCGCAGTCGGTCCAAAAACAAAGAAGGAACTTGAAAGGCGCGGTGTCAGAGTCGGCATGATGCCCGATTCTTTTTCTTCAATCGGGCTTGCAAAGATGCTGTCAAGGGACAGCGAGAGAGGCAAAAAAAAGATCATAATTCCGCGCAGCGCAGAGGCAGGCAGTAGCAACTACGCCACAAAGGCGCTTTTGGACCTTGGCATGTCAGTCGACGAGGTTTTCATGTACACCGTGCGCACTGCAAAAATCACGCTGGCATGGAAGAGGTTCCACAGGATGCTTTTGGACAAAAAGATCGACGCAATAGTGTTTACAAGCGCGTCAAACGTCCGGTCGTTTTTTGAAATCGTCGATGCCCTTGGCGGAAGCGATGATGGTCGAAAAATTGACCGGCTGGTACAGGCAGTAGTGTCGATAGGCCCGTTTACAAGCGCCGAGCTAAAAAGAAGAAAAGTCAGGCATTACGAAGCAAAGGACCATACGGTAGAAGGAACCGTGCAGGCTGCAAAGAAACTGCTTATTGCTACTACGAGCCGTTAA
- the cobA gene encoding uroporphyrinogen-III C-methyltransferase — MSTTAAGKVYICGAGPGDPKLMTVRAMELLKSCDVILYDRLVGQEIIDQIPENAEKVYVGRAVGDPTTHQKRTNELMVRYAKKENKSVLRLKGGDPFIFGRGAEEAEYLLERGVQFEIIPGITSAIAGPAYAGIPLTHRRYSSAVAIATGHEGVDNKGDVSVDWKKLPKAVDTVVVLMGIGQLDEIAKDLIKGGMKKNTKIAIIENGTTARQRVVMGTLATAAKVATKSGIKPPAIVVIGRVASLHKKIAWFRKGVEGGRGKGAKP, encoded by the coding sequence ATGAGCACCACTGCCGCCGGCAAGGTGTACATCTGCGGAGCCGGCCCCGGCGACCCCAAGCTGATGACGGTGCGCGCAATGGAGCTTTTGAAGAGCTGCGACGTGATACTGTACGACCGCCTCGTAGGCCAGGAGATAATAGACCAGATACCAGAAAATGCGGAAAAGGTGTACGTCGGAAGGGCAGTAGGCGACCCTACCACGCACCAAAAGCGCACAAACGAGCTGATGGTCAGATACGCCAAAAAAGAGAACAAGAGCGTGCTACGGCTGAAGGGCGGCGACCCGTTCATCTTTGGCAGGGGCGCAGAGGAGGCAGAATACCTGCTGGAGCGAGGCGTCCAGTTTGAGATAATCCCGGGCATCACGTCTGCCATAGCAGGGCCGGCGTACGCAGGCATCCCGCTGACCCACAGGCGCTATTCGTCAGCCGTCGCGATTGCGACAGGGCACGAGGGAGTGGACAACAAGGGCGACGTATCGGTGGACTGGAAAAAGCTGCCGAAGGCAGTTGACACCGTAGTCGTCCTCATGGGCATAGGCCAGCTGGACGAGATCGCAAAAGACCTCATAAAAGGCGGCATGAAAAAGAATACAAAAATCGCGATAATCGAAAACGGCACGACTGCAAGGCAGAGGGTCGTCATGGGGACGCTTGCGACAGCCGCCAAGGTCGCAACCAAGAGCGGGATAAAACCGCCTGCGATTGTAGTCATCGGAAGGGTTGCTTCGCTTCACAAAAAGATCGCGTGGTTCAGAAAAGGAGTAGAAGGAGGTAGGGGCAAGGGTGCCAAGCCTTGA
- the hemC gene encoding hydroxymethylbilane synthase, whose product MKTIIKVGTRGSRLAVAQTELALAALRKAHPGAKFEVVMISTKGDVDRRPLFTMDEKGIFEKEVNEAVKKGEVDFAVHSLKDIPSDLSEELTVACIPRRASPNDVLVNEKGQKLQELAAGSVVGTSSLRRAIQLMKERPDISVKPIRGNVETRVKKVISGEFDAVVLAEAGLTRIGMKDVIVERFGVREFVPAPGQGAIAIVCRRNDKKTIEMLRSIEDPRARAEVTAERALIEKVEGGCRFPLGAVAVTKGDRITLYASVFSADGSRNIKVKKTGSAKSAEKLGKSVADLLVKQGAQEMAEGWRRAVEEWNKKA is encoded by the coding sequence ATGAAGACAATCATCAAAGTAGGCACGAGGGGGAGCAGGCTTGCAGTGGCGCAGACAGAGCTGGCGCTTGCCGCGCTCAGAAAGGCGCACCCCGGCGCAAAATTTGAGGTCGTGATGATAAGCACCAAGGGAGACGTGGACAGGCGGCCACTGTTTACGATGGACGAAAAGGGGATCTTTGAAAAAGAGGTCAACGAAGCCGTGAAAAAAGGCGAGGTAGACTTTGCGGTGCACAGCCTCAAGGACATTCCCTCCGACCTGTCAGAAGAATTGACAGTCGCGTGCATACCGAGGAGGGCAAGCCCAAACGATGTCCTAGTGAACGAAAAAGGGCAAAAGCTGCAAGAGCTTGCCGCCGGCTCTGTCGTGGGCACAAGCAGCCTGCGCAGGGCAATTCAACTGATGAAAGAAAGGCCAGACATTTCAGTCAAGCCAATACGCGGAAACGTCGAGACGCGCGTGAAAAAAGTCATCAGTGGCGAGTTTGACGCGGTAGTGCTTGCAGAGGCAGGGCTGACAAGGATAGGCATGAAAGACGTGATAGTAGAGAGGTTTGGAGTGCGAGAATTCGTCCCGGCGCCGGGGCAGGGCGCGATTGCCATCGTGTGCAGGCGAAACGACAAAAAGACGATAGAGATGCTCAGGAGCATCGAGGACCCAAGGGCGAGGGCAGAGGTGACTGCCGAGCGCGCCCTCATTGAAAAGGTGGAAGGGGGATGCAGGTTTCCGCTTGGGGCAGTCGCAGTGACAAAGGGAGACAGGATAACGCTCTACGCAAGCGTGTTTTCAGCAGACGGAAGCAGGAACATCAAGGTCAAAAAAACAGGCAGCGCCAAGAGCGCAGAAAAGCTGGGCAAGAGCGTTGCAGACCTTCTCGTCAAGCAGGGCGCGCAAGAGATGGCAGAAGGCTGGCGCAGGGCTGTTGAGGAGTGGAACAAAAAGGCATGA
- a CDS encoding aspartate aminotransferase family protein codes for MASSRSEQLYNRAKKVLPGGVDSPVRFFEPYPFFAASARGSKLVTSDHKTLTDYCMGYGAMLLGHGYPSVLDAARSQLDIGTLYCVPTELEIKLAELISKAVPCADMVRLVNTGSEATMNAIRLARAFAKKKKVIKFDGGYHGAHDYVLAKAGSGAASLPASEGILEEASAQTVVAPYNDAAELERTIERNRDDAACVIMEPVLANIGLVLPDKNYLSDVRKITQQNDVVLIFDEVVTGFRLALGGAGEFFGIKPDIATFAKALGNGFPIGAIAGRKEIMQQLAPAGKVYQASTFAGNPVSVSAAIAALSTLFEAKDSIYPQVARTCDSIVEGIEEELEDIGGVNCTINSIGSMYQVFFTADKVRDDASAKRADSAKFKRLFDELLKRNVFIPPSQFETCFVSYAHDEDDVDRTVDAYSEAFKKIKELQK; via the coding sequence GTGGCTAGCAGCAGGTCAGAGCAGCTGTACAACAGGGCAAAAAAGGTGCTGCCCGGAGGCGTAGACAGCCCGGTCCGCTTTTTCGAGCCTTACCCGTTCTTTGCCGCATCCGCAAGGGGGAGCAAGCTTGTGACTTCCGACCACAAGACGCTTACCGACTATTGCATGGGTTACGGCGCCATGCTCCTTGGGCACGGCTACCCTTCAGTGCTTGATGCGGCAAGGTCGCAGCTTGACATTGGAACGCTGTACTGCGTTCCGACCGAACTTGAAATAAAGCTTGCAGAGTTGATTTCAAAGGCTGTCCCCTGCGCCGACATGGTCAGGCTCGTCAACACAGGATCGGAGGCCACGATGAACGCAATACGCCTTGCAAGGGCGTTTGCAAAGAAAAAGAAGGTGATAAAGTTTGACGGCGGGTACCACGGCGCGCACGACTATGTTCTTGCAAAGGCAGGGTCCGGCGCAGCAAGCCTGCCTGCGTCGGAGGGCATCTTGGAAGAGGCATCGGCGCAAACGGTAGTTGCGCCATACAACGATGCGGCAGAGCTTGAACGCACTATTGAAAGAAACAGAGACGACGCGGCCTGCGTGATAATGGAGCCGGTGCTTGCAAACATTGGCCTCGTGCTTCCCGACAAGAACTACCTGAGCGACGTCAGAAAGATAACGCAGCAAAACGACGTGGTTCTGATATTTGACGAGGTCGTAACTGGCTTTAGGCTTGCGCTTGGAGGAGCTGGCGAGTTCTTTGGGATAAAACCTGACATTGCGACTTTTGCCAAGGCGCTTGGAAACGGCTTTCCGATAGGCGCAATTGCAGGAAGAAAAGAGATAATGCAGCAGCTGGCCCCTGCAGGCAAGGTGTACCAGGCAAGCACTTTTGCAGGAAACCCCGTGTCAGTGTCTGCGGCAATTGCGGCGCTTTCGACCCTGTTTGAGGCCAAGGACTCCATCTACCCGCAGGTCGCAAGGACATGCGACAGCATTGTTGAGGGCATAGAAGAAGAGCTTGAAGACATTGGAGGCGTCAACTGCACGATAAACTCTATTGGCTCGATGTACCAGGTGTTTTTCACTGCCGACAAGGTGAGGGACGACGCCAGTGCGAAAAGGGCAGACTCTGCCAAATTCAAAAGGCTGTTTGACGAGTTGCTAAAGCGCAACGTGTTCATCCCGCCGTCGCAGTTTGAGACGTGCTTTGTGTCGTACGCGCACGACGAGGACGACGTGGACAGGACGGTGGACGCGTACAGCGAGGCTTTCAAGAAAATAAAGGAACTGCAGAAATAA
- a CDS encoding DUF3108 domain-containing protein: MTPKQQVAVMVGLFSALGIGVSVGIIAFGGGFSGGDAASILNPPTSADIYVIGAQVTDGLSMGYTVDSQGPPSLADAKVSITFAKAGDNSGSWRTTFNVVNGTQGTQNFDVMYSKELTKEGSISESARQYLEPIESSILAIRDMDYGGRDKYLVVGAPWNTIVTGSTTPITVKITSQEKVTTPAGTFDALVLSYKLNNNTSKIYVVKDLPMPVKAETYDINDQLYYKYELVSLTR, encoded by the coding sequence GTGACCCCAAAGCAGCAAGTCGCAGTGATGGTCGGTCTGTTCTCCGCGCTTGGAATCGGCGTGAGCGTGGGAATCATCGCGTTTGGAGGAGGATTTTCAGGCGGCGACGCCGCATCGATATTAAACCCGCCCACGTCTGCCGACATTTACGTGATCGGCGCGCAGGTGACAGACGGCCTTTCGATGGGCTACACGGTGGATTCGCAGGGCCCGCCGTCGCTTGCAGATGCAAAAGTTTCGATAACATTTGCCAAGGCAGGCGACAACAGCGGCAGCTGGCGCACAACATTCAACGTCGTAAACGGCACGCAGGGTACGCAAAATTTTGACGTCATGTATTCAAAAGAGCTCACAAAGGAGGGAAGCATTAGCGAGTCCGCAAGGCAGTACCTGGAGCCAATTGAGTCGTCGATACTTGCGATAAGGGACATGGACTATGGCGGCAGAGACAAGTACCTAGTCGTGGGCGCGCCGTGGAACACCATAGTCACCGGCAGCACCACTCCGATAACTGTCAAGATAACAAGCCAAGAAAAAGTCACCACGCCGGCAGGCACGTTTGACGCGCTGGTGCTAAGCTACAAGCTGAACAACAACACGAGCAAGATATACGTCGTAAAGGACCTGCCCATGCCGGTCAAGGCAGAGACGTACGACATCAACGACCAGCTGTACTACAAGTATGAGCTTGTCAGCCTGACGCGCTGA
- a CDS encoding EVE domain-containing protein, producing the protein MAYWLFKQEPSTYNYAQLEKDGRTVWDGVANNLALKHLRSVKKGDRAIFYHTGDEKQAVGIIDIVSDPYPDPKEKDESLVVVDVKPAGRLKKPVALEKIKSDPAFAQWELVRVSRLSVMPVPKKLWERIMKMSG; encoded by the coding sequence ATGGCATACTGGCTGTTCAAGCAAGAGCCTTCCACGTACAACTATGCGCAACTGGAAAAAGACGGCAGGACCGTGTGGGACGGAGTGGCGAACAACCTTGCTCTCAAGCACCTGAGGAGCGTAAAAAAGGGCGACAGGGCGATATTCTACCACACCGGCGACGAAAAGCAGGCAGTCGGCATAATTGATATCGTGTCCGATCCTTATCCAGACCCAAAAGAGAAGGATGAATCCCTTGTGGTGGTCGATGTCAAGCCGGCGGGCAGGCTGAAAAAGCCGGTTGCACTGGAGAAGATAAAGAGCGATCCTGCGTTTGCGCAGTGGGAGCTTGTCAGGGTATCCCGTCTGTCTGTGATGCCGGTGCCTAAAAAGCTGTGGGAAAGGATAATGAAGATGTCAGGTTAA
- the truD gene encoding tRNA pseudouridine(13) synthase TruD — MSPSSSPPVPEIDMMAGIECYCSADFSGIGGSIKQDSSSFQVSELVDESSLGISKEFEGAYRYPLYLLQKEGVDSNHALFEIEREHRLRLRVMGIKDAKAVTSQYAGAERAWQNAPKELRTRHTMLTLQGFTKRPLGRELLAGNEFSIAIQNPMRDDISGFENQVQNIANFYGLQRFGSERLVTHLVGRAIVKKDFARAAELLLTYTTKYDTDSSREIRRKCLDPSGYRQALKEVPRGMDIERQLLSALVAGKGPVQALRAVPIQIRRLFVQAYQAYIFNMCLSRAIAQGEDITSPKQGDLCFEMEGPFAFGRIKKYDPSLLSDKQQFVPAVRMAGYTFQPGRGRFEEITKELLVQEGVAAKDFYVKEMQELSQQGGFRQAPLWCQDFAWKKNPLTVSFKLPKGSYATTLLRELIKPQDPIKAGF; from the coding sequence TTGTCGCCGTCGTCATCGCCCCCTGTGCCAGAGATAGACATGATGGCCGGGATCGAGTGCTACTGCAGCGCCGATTTTTCAGGCATAGGCGGGTCGATAAAGCAGGACAGCTCCTCGTTTCAGGTGTCAGAGCTTGTCGACGAGTCATCGCTTGGCATCTCAAAAGAGTTTGAGGGCGCATACCGCTACCCGCTCTACCTGCTGCAAAAGGAAGGCGTAGACTCTAACCACGCACTGTTTGAAATCGAGCGGGAGCATCGCCTGCGCCTGCGCGTGATGGGGATAAAGGACGCAAAGGCAGTTACGAGCCAGTACGCAGGCGCAGAGAGGGCGTGGCAGAACGCGCCAAAAGAGCTGCGCACAAGGCATACCATGCTGACGCTTCAGGGATTTACAAAGAGGCCGCTTGGCAGGGAGCTTTTGGCTGGAAACGAGTTTTCCATAGCTATCCAGAACCCGATGCGCGACGACATCTCCGGCTTTGAAAACCAGGTGCAAAATATAGCCAACTTTTACGGCCTGCAGCGGTTTGGAAGCGAGCGCCTGGTCACTCACCTTGTGGGCAGGGCGATAGTGAAAAAAGACTTTGCAAGGGCGGCGGAGCTTTTGCTGACGTACACGACAAAGTACGACACCGACTCTAGCCGCGAGATAAGGCGCAAATGCCTTGACCCTTCAGGCTACCGGCAGGCATTAAAGGAGGTCCCCAGGGGCATGGACATTGAAAGGCAGCTCTTGTCAGCCCTTGTCGCAGGCAAGGGGCCGGTACAGGCGCTTCGTGCGGTTCCGATACAGATACGCAGGCTATTTGTACAGGCGTACCAGGCCTACATCTTTAACATGTGTTTGAGCAGGGCAATCGCGCAGGGAGAGGACATTACGTCGCCAAAGCAGGGCGACCTGTGTTTTGAAATGGAGGGCCCCTTTGCGTTTGGCAGGATAAAGAAATACGATCCTTCGTTGTTGTCAGATAAACAACAATTTGTCCCGGCGGTTAGGATGGCCGGCTATACGTTCCAGCCAGGCAGGGGCCGTTTTGAAGAGATTACAAAAGAACTTCTCGTACAGGAAGGAGTTGCCGCAAAGGACTTTTATGTTAAAGAAATGCAGGAGCTGAGCCAGCAGGGCGGCTTTCGCCAGGCGCCTCTGTGGTGCCAAGATTTTGCGTGGAAGAAAAACCCACTGACAGTTTCATTCAAGCTCCCAAAGGGCTCGTACGCCACCACGCTCTTGCGCGAGCTGATAAAGCCACAGGACCCGATAAAAGCAGGATTTTGA
- a CDS encoding winged helix-turn-helix domain-containing protein, with the protein MSTSATMVPQVTAAVSYRDRIYIVKDILLKLVEYGELNQTALVSFCGLNLKKHKPILEDLELKGLVRRSEKTSGKRTITLYSTTAWGMEFCRTILEPYEKMFPRSRTLHPPAVTSE; encoded by the coding sequence TTGTCTACGTCAGCAACAATGGTCCCGCAAGTAACGGCGGCAGTATCCTACCGGGACAGGATCTACATAGTCAAGGACATCCTGCTAAAATTGGTAGAATATGGCGAGCTGAACCAGACTGCGCTTGTCAGCTTTTGCGGCCTGAACCTGAAAAAGCACAAGCCGATACTTGAAGACCTTGAGCTCAAGGGCCTTGTGCGCAGGTCGGAAAAAACTTCTGGAAAAAGGACCATAACGCTCTACTCTACGACTGCGTGGGGCATGGAATTTTGCAGGACTATACTAGAGCCGTACGAAAAGATGTTCCCAAGAAGCAGGACTTTGCATCCGCCTGCCGTCACGTCAGAGTAG